One genomic segment of Candidatus Thorarchaeota archaeon includes these proteins:
- a CDS encoding tetratricopeptide repeat protein codes for MSLQNLLESVQKNINEGNIKYALLDLKSAKGMAPNDWRVAYYYGRCYLETGELDKAIDNLKTAHDAQPIPTVSYFLANAYVRNKNWPEAATVAQGALAQEVDDTVTEAALNYILSGANMEQGNLDKAIAAAERAAELQPQDNDYKTHLERLRKAKG; via the coding sequence GTGTCGCTACAGAACTTACTCGAGAGTGTTCAGAAGAATATCAATGAAGGCAATATCAAGTACGCCCTGTTAGATTTGAAGTCAGCCAAAGGCATGGCCCCCAATGACTGGCGTGTAGCCTACTACTATGGTCGCTGCTATCTAGAGACCGGAGAGCTAGACAAAGCAATAGACAATTTGAAGACCGCACACGATGCTCAGCCAATCCCAACAGTCAGCTATTTCTTAGCTAATGCGTACGTCAGAAACAAGAACTGGCCGGAAGCGGCCACTGTTGCTCAAGGCGCATTAGCGCAAGAAGTGGATGACACAGTCACTGAAGCCGCGCTCAACTACATTCTCTCCGGCGCAAACATGGAACAAGGCAATTTAGACAAGGCGATTGCCGCTGCTGAGAGGGCAGCTGAGCTTCAGCCTCAGGACAACGATTACAAAACCCACTTGGAAAGACTCCGAAAAGCCAAAGGCTGA